ATCCTCAGTGCGGGCTTGAGCTTAGTCTATGTTCCTCTTCGCCAGTTCAAATGGGCCGGTTGGGCCTTTTTCCTGGGCATCCTGTTGTTTTCAGGAAGCCTGTACACGATGTCCCTATCGGGTACACGTGGATTGGGGATGCTCACTCCTTTTGGAGGGCTGTGTTTTCTTGTGGGGTGGGGCCTGTTGGCGAGAGGCTATTGGAAAGCCTTTCCCTCCCCACATACGCCACTTTCTCCGCCAGAGAGTGAAGAGTCGAGTCCCTAATGCCTGCTGATTACGGCGTTGGCCTCTCCGCCTCAGACGACGTATGTTTGACGATGAAGGGCGGACTGGCCTCTCCCATATACAGCGTGCGATGAGGAAAGGGAATTTCAATACGCTGTTGGTCAAAAGCTTTTTTCAGGCGTCGACGATATTCTCTGCCTACCATCCATTGCTTGATGGGTAGCGTTTTCAATCTGGCTTTAATGACGACCTCCGATTCGCCGAAGTCATCTACTCCCAATATTTCAATGGGTTCGAGAATGTTTGGTCCTATCTCCGGGTCGGCTTGTAAATCCCTGCCTACCTCCTTCATGACGGAAGATACTCGATCGGTATCCTCTTTATAGGCTACACCTATATTCATGACATAGTATGACCAGTCTTTGCTCATGTTGGCGAGGGTCGTGACGGTGCCATTCGGAAAAATATGAACCGTTCCTGACAGGTCGCGAAGGGTAATGGTCCGGAAACTGATGGCTTCGACTAAGCCTCCTGTTCCATTGACCACGGCCACATCTCCCACCCGTACCTGGTTTTCTAAAATCATAAAAAACCCGTTTATGACATCCCGGACCAGATTTTGTGCGCCAAAGCCGACGGCAAGGCCCACGATGCCCGCACTGGCGATAATGGGTGTGATGTCCAACCCTATTTGATCCAACCCCATCACGACGGCAATGACCCAGACCAATGTCAGGCAGATCGTCAGAAGCAGCCCGATGAGAGTTTTTACCCGCTTTTCAGCGGCCACCCGGTTCTTATC
The DNA window shown above is from Nitrospiraceae bacterium and carries:
- a CDS encoding DUF423 domain-containing protein is translated as MARPILMSGALMAFLGVAIGAFGAHGLKPFLSEHMLTVFETGVRYHLIHALGILSAGLSLVYVPLRQFKWAGWAFFLGILLFSGSLYTMSLSGTRGLGMLTPFGGLCFLVGWGLLARGYWKAFPSPHTPLSPPESEESSP
- a CDS encoding mechanosensitive ion channel family protein, with amino-acid sequence MESFGFEKLTPFLAAKSLVIMEACLRLLLILVVTYIGIRAIRFGLHKLEIVLLRIRENDDKNRVAAEKRVKTLIGLLLTICLTLVWVIAVVMGLDQIGLDITPIIASAGIVGLAVGFGAQNLVRDVINGFFMILENQVRVGDVAVVNGTGGLVEAISFRTITLRDLSGTVHIFPNGTVTTLANMSKDWSYYVMNIGVAYKEDTDRVSSVMKEVGRDLQADPEIGPNILEPIEILGVDDFGESEVVIKARLKTLPIKQWMVGREYRRRLKKAFDQQRIEIPFPHRTLYMGEASPPFIVKHTSSEAERPTP